One genomic window of Desulfomonilia bacterium includes the following:
- a CDS encoding corrinoid protein, which produces MIKVLEDINTAVKSGDDEKTVQLVEKAIREGIEPREILEASMMPAMEEIGSRFALGEAFIPELIVAAYAMEQGMACLKGSMKGDIKNRGKIVLGTVEGDIHSIGKNLVRMCMEGAGYEVIDLGEGVKTEKFVEAYKSMKPDILGLSALLSSTMLYMKNTIDAIRVFDPAARIIVGGTPVTQEFADKIGASGYAPDAFASVQCVQSLLE; this is translated from the coding sequence ATGATAAAGGTTCTGGAAGATATTAATACTGCGGTCAAATCAGGGGATGATGAGAAGACGGTTCAGCTTGTTGAAAAGGCGATTCGTGAAGGGATAGAGCCGAGGGAGATCCTTGAAGCTTCAATGATGCCGGCCATGGAGGAGATTGGATCACGTTTTGCTCTGGGCGAGGCCTTCATTCCGGAACTGATAGTAGCGGCTTATGCAATGGAACAGGGAATGGCATGCCTCAAAGGCAGTATGAAAGGGGATATTAAGAACAGGGGAAAGATCGTACTCGGCACGGTAGAGGGTGATATACATTCCATTGGGAAAAATCTTGTCAGGATGTGCATGGAAGGTGCTGGCTACGAGGTCATCGATCTTGGCGAAGGCGTTAAAACAGAGAAATTCGTTGAGGCCTATAAAAGCATGAAACCGGATATACTGGGGCTTTCGGCGCTTCTGAGTTCGACCATGCTCTATATGAAGAATACTATAGATGCCATAAGGGTCTTTGATCCGGCAGCGCGCATTATCGTAGGCGGCACCCCGGTAACACAGGAATTCGCCGATAAGATCGGTGCAAGCGGTTATGCACCTGATGCTTTTGCTTCTGTTCAATGTGTTCAGAGTCTTCTGGAATAG
- a CDS encoding uroporphyrinogen decarboxylase family protein: MTGKERMLTALDRREPDRVPVWEMAFNEESIIKIGKFFTDDLPPMKFASQMTMEEKIKLLNTLFTFAKALELDGLTSITLPVTEKIDETHYKDGWGRVLYVAGEGEATAVGGPVSGPDDLKDLKIYHPQDMDFLMLMASTGGMGADIAQVFVQPGPFRESWSLLGSMEKLLFYYIKKPSFVMDLGRIVTDYILEVVDKAAALGANVFALDGDLAFNQTTLMSPAQYRQFIFPFHKEIVTRAHEKGLKIIKHSDGNMGPILDDIAEAGFDGFHPNQPQCMDIGEVKAAYKDRLCLLGNIDCTYLLPFGTEEEVEQTVKETIAKAAPGGGYIISSSNSIHPGCKPENYLAMVRAAKKYGKYPITV; encoded by the coding sequence ATGACGGGCAAAGAAAGAATGCTGACGGCCCTGGATCGCAGGGAACCTGACCGGGTTCCAGTCTGGGAGATGGCTTTTAACGAAGAGTCGATTATCAAGATTGGAAAATTCTTCACTGATGACCTTCCTCCAATGAAATTTGCAAGCCAGATGACGATGGAGGAGAAAATCAAGCTTCTCAACACACTGTTCACATTTGCAAAGGCCCTTGAACTGGACGGCCTCACCTCGATCACGCTGCCTGTTACGGAGAAAATAGACGAAACGCACTATAAGGACGGATGGGGCCGTGTCCTGTATGTGGCCGGTGAAGGTGAGGCAACTGCTGTCGGCGGACCGGTTTCAGGACCTGATGATCTGAAAGATCTCAAGATATACCATCCACAGGACATGGACTTTCTGATGCTTATGGCGTCAACCGGGGGCATGGGCGCTGATATAGCCCAGGTCTTTGTTCAGCCCGGACCATTCCGTGAAAGCTGGTCGCTTCTGGGCAGCATGGAAAAACTTTTGTTCTACTATATTAAAAAACCCTCTTTTGTCATGGATCTCGGACGGATTGTTACGGATTACATACTTGAAGTGGTTGATAAGGCCGCGGCGCTCGGGGCGAACGTATTTGCACTGGATGGCGATCTGGCCTTCAACCAGACCACACTGATGTCGCCCGCTCAATACAGGCAGTTCATCTTCCCGTTCCATAAGGAGATAGTCACACGCGCCCATGAAAAGGGTCTTAAAATCATAAAGCATTCGGACGGAAACATGGGGCCTATTCTTGATGATATAGCAGAGGCCGGTTTTGACGGTTTCCACCCCAATCAGCCCCAGTGCATGGACATAGGAGAGGTCAAGGCAGCATATAAAGACCGGCTGTGTCTTCTGGGGAATATCGACTGTACATATCTGCTCCCGTTCGGAACTGAGGAAGAGGTGGAGCAGACCGTCAAGGAAACAATCGCCAAAGCAGCACCAGGCGGAGGTTACATCATAAGCTCATCCAATTCCATACACCCGGGCTGCAAACCGGAAAATTATCTGGCAATGGTGAGGGCGGCGAAGAAATACGGGAAATATCCCATTACTGTATGA